The bacterium genome has a window encoding:
- the hrcA gene encoding heat-inducible transcription repressor HrcA, translating into MSGDVLTERERRVLEAVIRTYVETAEPAGSRVVAKKYALGVSPATVRNTMADLEEKGFLYHPHASAGRVPTDRAYRYYVDSIMRPVRLTAAEQRRLRREIGDEEAAGAPLEWLIRRATQALGLLTGELGVAIAPRLDETVLEKLELVSVASDKVLLVLTLGSGRIRTVYVDLPSSVPPETLVSVTMVLNERLAGLTLAQVRQTLPERLRDSAALDDASATELLNVFLQAAEDVFDKTGADALHLGNASVLANQPEFSSGSSLKGLIELTERRELLASVLGDRVGTPSVHITIGGENADPMLTPFTLVTSPYRSGSLSGVIGVIGPTRMSYEKVAAIVRYTSLLLSELMGGEVDAPDHTVVA; encoded by the coding sequence ATGAGCGGCGACGTGCTCACGGAACGCGAGCGACGGGTGCTCGAAGCGGTGATCCGCACGTACGTCGAAACGGCGGAGCCCGCGGGGAGCCGTGTCGTCGCGAAGAAGTACGCGCTGGGGGTTTCGCCCGCGACGGTCCGGAACACGATGGCGGACCTTGAAGAGAAAGGCTTCCTCTACCACCCCCACGCCTCGGCCGGCCGCGTGCCGACGGACCGCGCGTACCGCTACTACGTGGACAGCATCATGCGCCCGGTCCGGCTGACCGCGGCGGAGCAGCGTCGCCTGAGGCGGGAGATCGGGGACGAGGAGGCCGCGGGCGCGCCGCTGGAGTGGCTGATCCGCCGTGCGACGCAGGCGCTGGGGCTCCTGACGGGCGAGCTGGGCGTGGCGATCGCGCCGCGTCTGGATGAGACGGTCCTGGAGAAGCTCGAGCTCGTCTCGGTGGCCAGCGACAAGGTGCTGCTCGTGTTGACGCTGGGCAGCGGGCGCATCCGTACGGTCTACGTGGACCTTCCGAGCTCGGTGCCGCCGGAGACGCTCGTCTCGGTGACGATGGTGCTGAACGAGCGGCTCGCCGGCCTGACGCTGGCGCAGGTGCGGCAGACCCTGCCGGAGCGGCTGCGGGACTCGGCGGCGCTGGATGACGCCTCGGCGACCGAGTTGCTCAACGTCTTCCTGCAGGCGGCCGAGGACGTGTTCGACAAGACCGGCGCGGACGCGCTGCACCTCGGCAATGCGAGCGTGCTGGCGAACCAGCCCGAGTTCTCGAGCGGGAGCAGCCTGAAGGGGCTGATCGAGCTGACGGAGCGACGGGAGCTGCTGGCCTCGGTCCTGGGTGATCGGGTGGGCACCCCATCGGTCCACATCACGATCGGCGGTGAGAACGCCGATCCGATGCTCACGCCGTTCACGCTGGTGACCTCGCCCTACCGGAGCGGCAGCCTGTCGGGGGTGATCGGCGTGATCGGGCCCACACGGATGTCGTACGAGAAGGTGGCCGCGATCGTGCGGTACACCAGCTTGCTGCTGTCCGAGCTGATGGGCGGGGAGGTGGACGCCCCCGACCACACGGTGGTGGCGTGA